The sequence below is a genomic window from Syntrophorhabdaceae bacterium.
GTCAATGTCGCTCCGCAATTCCCTTGCATAGCGGACATTGACGGGATAACGCCCCCTTCCTTCGATAGTGGTGGTCACATTAAGACCGCCGATGGATGATTGGATAATCTCGTTTACGTCATCGACAGTGAGGTTATAACGGGCTGCCTCATGACGTTTTACGGCAATGTCGATAAAATATCCTGTATTTACCCTCTCGGCATAGACACTTCTCGTATGCGGCACATCCTTTAATACTGTTTCAAGGGCAATACCAAGCCGCTCGATTTCCCGAACATCGGGACCGAATATCTTGAGCCCAAGAGGGGTCCTGATACCTGTTGAGAGCATATCGATCCTTGCCTTTATGGGCATGGTAAATGCGTTGGAAACCCCCGGTATTGTGAGTGCGTCATTCATCTCCGCAGTAAGTTTGTCGACGGTCATACCTGCCCGCCACTCTTTCCTGGGCTTCAGGTTGATCGTAGTCTCGAACATCTCCAGCGGCGCCGGATCAGTGGCTGTTTCGGCCCTGCCGGCCTTGCCGAATACCTGTGCCACTTCGGGTATCCCTTTCAGGATCTTATCCTGGAGCTGAAGGAGAGAAGCAGCTTCTGAAATGGAAACCCCCGGGGTTGTTACGGGCATATAGAAGAGGGCGCCCTCATAGAGGGGAGGCATAAATTCCCTTCCCAGCTTGATAAATGGGTAGGCAGTGATGAGCACCAGAACGGCAGCGCCGATGATCACCGTTTTCTGCCTCCGCAGGCTGAAACGTACCACCGGCTCATAGATTTGCTGTAAAATGCGGTTCAGCGGGTTGCTTTGTTCGGGCCGTATCCTGCCTTTTATGAAAAGTGTCATGAGGGTTGGTGTCAGGGTGATGGCAAGGCATGACGCCCCGAGCATTGCGAACGTCTTTGCGTATGCGAGAGGCCTGAAAAGCCTCCCTGCCTGGCCCTGGAGGGTAAAGACCGGCAGGAAAGCTACTGTAATAACGATGAGGGTAAAGAAAAGGGAAGGGCCGACCTCTTTCGCTGCTTCAATGATGATACGAATTCGGGGTTCGGAGTCCGGGGTTCGGAGTTGTGCTTCTTCCAGCTTCTTATGCGCGTTTTCGACCATGATAATAGAGGCATCAACGAGGACACCGATAGAGATGGCGATACCGCTTAAGCTCATAATATTTGAGGTAACATTCAGATAGTAGAGGAAGATGAAAGAAATAAGGATGGCCCCGGGCAGGGTGAGGATAACAATAATGGCACTGGGGAGATGGAAGAGAAAGACTATACAGACAACGCTGACGGCGATGAGGAGCTTTGCGATCTCATTCCACAGGGTACCTACTGCCTGGTATATGAGGTCTGACCTGTCGTAGGTCGTGACGATCTTGACCCCTTTTGGCAGGCTTGGCTCAATATCACGCTTGATCCTTTCCTTCACTCTTTTGATGACGTTCAGTACGTTTTCACCATACCTGACAACGACGATACCGCCTGCCACTTCACCCCTGCCGTCAAGGTCTGCGACACCCCTGCGTATCTCCGGGCCTAAACGGATCTTTGCGACATCCCTTAAAAAAACAGGGGTTCCCGATCCGTCACTGCCCACAGGAACGGTTTCCAGGTCCTCCAGGCTCTTGATATACCCCCTTCCCCTGACCGCGTACTCGGCTCCTGAGAATTCCACTACCCTTCCTTCGATGTCACTGTTGCTTTTTCTTATGACCTCAATGACCTTGTTGATAGGTATGCCGTAAGAAAGCAGCCGGTTCGGATCAATAACGACCTGATACTGTTTGACAAAACCGCCGATACTTGCAACCTGCGACACGCCGGGAACGCTCTCAAGGGCCAATTTTATATTGTAGTCCTGGATTGATCGGAGCCCGGAGAGATCCTGCCCGCCGGTCTCATCGACCACAGCGTAAGAAAATCCCCACCCTACACCGGAGGAATCAGGCCCCAGGACGGGGTTTACGTCTGCCGGTATTTTTCCTTTCACTGCCTGGAGATATTCGAGGACCCTGCTTCGCGCCCAGTAGATGTCCGTTCCATCTTTGAAGATGACATAGATAAAAGAACTGCCGAGAAAAGAAAAGCCCCTTACCGCCTCGACTTTCGGCGCTGCCAGGAGAGTAGCGGTAATGGGATAGGTGATCTGATCTTCCACGAGGTCAGGGCTTCTCCCGGGCCAATCGGTATAGACGATCACCTGGGTGTCGCTCAGGTCCGGCAGGGCATCGAGCGGGCATCTTATGAGGGTCCAGTATCCCCAGCCTGCAAAGATAACAACAAAAATGATCGTTACAAGCCTGTTTTTCGCGCATAGTTCAATGATATGTTTTAT
It includes:
- a CDS encoding CusA/CzcA family heavy metal efflux RND transporter, whose amino-acid sequence is MIKHIIELCAKNRLVTIIFVVIFAGWGYWTLIRCPLDALPDLSDTQVIVYTDWPGRSPDLVEDQITYPITATLLAAPKVEAVRGFSFLGSSFIYVIFKDGTDIYWARSRVLEYLQAVKGKIPADVNPVLGPDSSGVGWGFSYAVVDETGGQDLSGLRSIQDYNIKLALESVPGVSQVASIGGFVKQYQVVIDPNRLLSYGIPINKVIEVIRKSNSDIEGRVVEFSGAEYAVRGRGYIKSLEDLETVPVGSDGSGTPVFLRDVAKIRLGPEIRRGVADLDGRGEVAGGIVVVRYGENVLNVIKRVKERIKRDIEPSLPKGVKIVTTYDRSDLIYQAVGTLWNEIAKLLIAVSVVCIVFLFHLPSAIIVILTLPGAILISFIFLYYLNVTSNIMSLSGIAISIGVLVDASIIMVENAHKKLEEAQLRTPDSEPRIRIIIEAAKEVGPSLFFTLIVITVAFLPVFTLQGQAGRLFRPLAYAKTFAMLGASCLAITLTPTLMTLFIKGRIRPEQSNPLNRILQQIYEPVVRFSLRRQKTVIIGAAVLVLITAYPFIKLGREFMPPLYEGALFYMPVTTPGVSISEAASLLQLQDKILKGIPEVAQVFGKAGRAETATDPAPLEMFETTINLKPRKEWRAGMTVDKLTAEMNDALTIPGVSNAFTMPIKARIDMLSTGIRTPLGLKIFGPDVREIERLGIALETVLKDVPHTRSVYAERVNTGYFIDIAVKRHEAARYNLTVDDVNEIIQSSIGGLNVTTTIEGRGRYPVNVRYARELRSDID